In candidate division Zixibacteria bacterium HGW-Zixibacteria-1, the following are encoded in one genomic region:
- the sdhC gene encoding succinate dehydrogenase, cytochrome b556 subunit, with protein MMAKESKLQGMVKDAGLNKNIGNYSYWIHRITGIGLSVYLIMHTFVLSSAISGPQAFDDRMGTVQNPFFAILEVLLIAGVFMHMLNGLRITITDFFNWSRGHKILFWIAAILFVILMIIAIELQWPKFFINNYGVGGH; from the coding sequence ATGATGGCGAAGGAATCGAAACTTCAGGGGATGGTCAAAGATGCCGGGCTGAACAAGAACATCGGCAATTATTCCTACTGGATTCATCGGATTACCGGTATCGGCCTGTCGGTATATCTGATAATGCATACGTTTGTTCTTTCCTCGGCCATCAGTGGACCGCAGGCATTCGACGATCGAATGGGGACGGTTCAGAATCCGTTTTTCGCGATTCTGGAAGTTCTTTTGATCGCCGGGGTATTCATGCATATGCTGAACGGGCTGCGTATCACGATAACCGACTTTTTCAACTGGTCCCGCGGCCATAAGATTCTTTTCTGGATCGCCGCAATCCTGTTCGTGATACTGATGATTATTGCCATCGAACTCCAATGGCCGAAATTTTTCATTAACAATTACGGCGTGGGAGGGCACTGA
- the pilB gene encoding type IV-A pilus assembly ATPase PilB, translating into MSTELGAMLVKAGKISDEQLQRALTLVKDKDQKFGQALVTIGAVTSEDELSGFIGKQLNMGTLRLSDVELNPEIVKLIPVDIARKFNVIAISKLNKNLIVAISDPNNIYVLDAIKFITGCSIQPVISPEKSIEKAIETYYRDDSAFSTIIKGLEDDMSLELVETEEGLSEADLQSAIQDKPLVKLVDSIIADAIRSGASDIHFETYEKRIRVRYRIDGDLREMPPLPFKYRAAIVSRLKVMADLDISERRLPQDGRIKVKIGDRTVDLRVSVLPTIFGEKVVMRILDPKALMVDMTKLGFVADSLKRFDDAIHLPYGIILVTGPTGSGKTTTLYSALKQINTIDVNIMTAEDPVEFNFEGINQVAVKTDIGLTFAAALRSFLRQDPDIIMVGEIRDSETAEIAIRSALTGHLVFSTLHTNDAPSSINRLVDMGIPNYLVAGATRLIMAQRMTRKICNGCREEYKLTDEQIEALHVPDELLKDIKAFRGKGCSECNGSGLSGRAGIFEVMPITREIERMILANAPESELRDQAIKEGMLTLRMAAVAKMKLGSISIEEVFAVTS; encoded by the coding sequence ATGTCTACTGAATTGGGAGCAATGCTGGTCAAGGCCGGCAAGATATCCGACGAACAGCTTCAGAGGGCTCTGACCCTCGTTAAAGATAAAGACCAGAAGTTCGGCCAGGCACTGGTCACGATCGGTGCCGTGACTTCCGAAGACGAGTTGAGCGGTTTTATCGGAAAACAGCTCAATATGGGAACTTTGAGGCTTTCCGACGTCGAGCTTAATCCGGAAATAGTCAAGCTGATCCCGGTTGATATTGCGCGTAAATTCAACGTTATCGCTATCTCCAAGCTGAATAAAAATCTCATTGTCGCCATCTCCGATCCGAACAATATTTATGTTCTCGACGCCATCAAATTTATCACCGGCTGTTCCATTCAACCGGTCATTTCTCCTGAGAAATCAATCGAGAAGGCCATTGAGACTTATTATCGCGATGACAGCGCTTTCTCGACCATAATCAAGGGTCTCGAAGACGATATGAGCCTGGAACTGGTCGAAACCGAGGAAGGGTTGTCCGAGGCCGATCTGCAGTCGGCCATCCAGGATAAGCCGCTGGTCAAGCTGGTCGATTCGATTATTGCCGATGCGATTCGAAGCGGAGCCTCGGATATTCACTTCGAAACCTATGAGAAACGTATCCGGGTTCGTTACCGCATAGACGGTGATTTGCGCGAGATGCCGCCGCTTCCGTTTAAATATCGGGCGGCCATTGTTTCGCGACTGAAGGTTATGGCGGATCTTGATATTTCGGAGAGAAGGCTGCCTCAGGATGGTCGAATAAAAGTTAAAATCGGGGATCGAACAGTCGATTTGCGTGTCTCGGTGCTGCCCACCATTTTCGGCGAAAAGGTGGTTATGCGAATTCTCGATCCCAAGGCGCTAATGGTGGATATGACCAAACTGGGCTTTGTGGCGGACTCGTTGAAGCGTTTTGACGATGCCATTCACCTTCCTTACGGCATCATCCTGGTAACCGGGCCGACCGGTTCGGGTAAAACAACGACGCTGTATTCGGCCCTGAAACAGATTAACACGATCGATGTCAACATCATGACAGCCGAGGACCCGGTCGAGTTCAATTTCGAAGGTATCAACCAGGTGGCGGTGAAAACAGATATCGGGTTGACCTTCGCGGCCGCCCTGAGGTCTTTTCTGCGTCAGGACCCTGATATTATCATGGTCGGTGAGATTCGAGACTCGGAAACGGCGGAGATCGCCATTCGTTCGGCGTTGACCGGTCACCTTGTTTTTTCCACCCTGCATACCAACGATGCGCCGTCATCGATTAATCGTTTGGTCGATATGGGTATTCCCAATTATCTCGTGGCCGGTGCCACCAGACTGATCATGGCCCAGCGAATGACCCGTAAAATCTGCAACGGCTGCCGGGAAGAATATAAACTGACCGATGAGCAGATCGAGGCCCTCCATGTTCCCGATGAACTGTTGAAGGATATCAAGGCCTTCCGGGGTAAGGGATGCAGTGAGTGCAACGGCTCCGGGCTTTCCGGGCGGGCCGGTATTTTTGAGGTTATGCCGATTACACGGGAAATTGAGCGGATGATTCTGGCCAATGCCCCCGAGAGTGAACTGCGCGATCAGGCCATAAAAGAGGGCATGCTGACTTTGCGGATGGCCGCAGTGGCTAAAATGAAGTTGGGTAGTATTTCGATTGAGGAAGTTTTTGCGGTAACTTCCTGA
- a CDS encoding succinate dehydrogenase iron-sulfur subunit, which produces MAIFKVFRYTPESDSMARFQEYNLPDTKSMTVLEGLYYILENLDPTLAFRSSCRMGVCGSCAMHINGEYRLACETQVSEMGGTVTVRPLAHMTIIRDLVVDLTPFFDNYEKIKPYLIHNGEIPTKEFRQSPRDRKKIDFHVDCILCGACYGSCPVISTDPDYLGPHALLKALRFVDDSRDNATYERLAYLATDYGVFRCHTIFNCQQVCPKDLDPTGAIGKLKMKAVKAKLLGKLKKTGS; this is translated from the coding sequence ATGGCGATATTCAAGGTTTTTAGATACACTCCCGAATCAGATTCGATGGCCCGTTTTCAAGAATATAATCTGCCGGATACGAAGTCGATGACGGTTCTTGAAGGGCTGTACTATATTCTTGAAAACCTCGATCCGACGCTGGCTTTCAGGTCATCCTGCCGGATGGGAGTCTGCGGCTCATGTGCGATGCATATCAACGGAGAGTACCGCCTGGCCTGCGAGACACAGGTTTCGGAGATGGGCGGCACGGTGACGGTGCGGCCGCTGGCGCATATGACAATCATCCGCGACCTGGTGGTTGACCTGACACCGTTCTTCGATAATTACGAAAAGATCAAACCGTATCTGATTCATAACGGCGAAATTCCGACAAAGGAATTCAGGCAGTCGCCCAGGGATCGCAAAAAAATCGATTTTCATGTCGATTGCATTCTCTGCGGCGCCTGTTATGGTTCATGTCCGGTTATTTCGACCGACCCGGATTACCTGGGGCCGCATGCGCTGCTGAAGGCGCTGCGGTTTGTCGATGACTCGCGCGATAACGCCACGTATGAGCGGCTGGCCTACCTGGCCACCGATTACGGCGTTTTCCGCTGCCATACCATATTCAACTGCCAGCAGGTCTGCCCGAAGGATCTTGATCCGACCGGCGCCATCGGCAAGTTGAAAATGAAGGCGGTCAAGGCGAAACTGCTGGGTAAACTGAAAAAGACGGGGTCATAA
- a CDS encoding pilus assembly protein PilC gives MPVFEYKGKTLAGSPVQGDLTAKDRSDLERILRRNRILVTSIRKKPTELKIKIGTGIKKVEISRFTRQFATMIGAGLPMVQCLDILANQMENKELCRIISDVKQSVEGGSTLSEAMRKHKKVFDDLYVNMVESGEMGGALDTILVRLAVYREKSDALIRKVKGAMVYPSVIVVVATGVTIAMLTFIVPVFANMFGSLGAELPKPTQIILDISNFLRSNFLFLAMGIIGGAIAFVYWVKTPGGKATFDTFLIKSPVFGNLVRKSAVARFTRTLGTLLSSGVSILDALDITAKTAGNTVISNAIKKSVLSIAEGDTITAPLKESGVFPPMVTQMISVGEKTGGLDDMLRKIADFYDEEVDEAVSALTSLIEPLIIVVMGVVIGGMLVAMYLPMFDIIGKI, from the coding sequence ATGCCCGTCTTTGAATACAAAGGAAAAACCCTGGCAGGTTCCCCGGTACAGGGTGATCTCACTGCCAAGGATAGATCCGATCTTGAAAGAATTCTGCGCCGTAACCGAATCCTGGTAACGAGCATCCGTAAAAAACCGACCGAGCTAAAAATTAAAATCGGCACCGGGATAAAGAAAGTCGAGATATCAAGATTTACGCGCCAGTTTGCAACCATGATCGGCGCCGGTTTGCCTATGGTGCAGTGCCTTGACATTCTGGCGAACCAGATGGAAAACAAAGAGCTGTGCCGCATTATTTCGGATGTCAAGCAATCCGTCGAAGGCGGGTCGACCCTGTCCGAGGCGATGAGGAAGCATAAAAAGGTATTTGACGATTTGTATGTAAACATGGTGGAATCCGGTGAAATGGGCGGCGCCCTCGACACCATTCTGGTCCGTCTGGCCGTCTATCGTGAAAAATCGGATGCCCTGATCCGCAAGGTCAAAGGGGCCATGGTATATCCGTCGGTTATCGTGGTCGTAGCCACAGGCGTAACGATTGCCATGTTGACCTTTATCGTGCCGGTTTTTGCCAATATGTTCGGCAGTCTGGGCGCCGAATTGCCGAAGCCGACTCAGATAATTCTGGACATCAGTAATTTCCTGAGGTCTAATTTTCTCTTCCTGGCCATGGGTATTATTGGCGGCGCGATAGCCTTTGTATACTGGGTGAAGACGCCGGGCGGGAAAGCCACTTTTGACACATTCCTGATTAAGTCCCCGGTTTTTGGCAACCTCGTTCGAAAATCGGCGGTGGCCAGATTTACGCGGACGCTGGGAACGCTGCTTTCATCGGGCGTATCCATTCTCGACGCCCTCGACATCACGGCCAAGACGGCCGGGAACACGGTCATCTCCAATGCCATCAAAAAGTCGGTGCTTTCGATTGCCGAGGGCGATACGATCACGGCGCCATTGAAGGAATCCGGCGTATTTCCGCCGATGGTGACGCAAATGATTTCGGTCGGTGAAAAGACCGGCGGTCTTGACGACATGCTCCGGAAAATCGCCGATTTCTATGATGAGGAAGTCGATGAGGCGGTCAGCGCCCTGACTTCGCTGATCGAGCCGCTGATCATTGTCGTTATGGGTGTCGTAATCGGCGGTATGCTGGTGGCGATGTATCTGCCGATGTTCGATATTATTGGAAAGATATAA
- a CDS encoding fumarate reductase (quinol) flavoprotein subunit (part of four member fumarate reductase enzyme complex FrdABCD which catalyzes the reduction of fumarate to succinate during anaerobic respiration; FrdAB are the catalytic subcomplex consisting of a flavoprotein subunit and an iron-sulfur subunit, respectively; FrdCD are the membrane components which interact with quinone and are involved in electron transfer; the catalytic subunits are similar to succinate dehydrogenase SdhAB), whose product MMFYDIVIVGGGLSGLRAAIAAHDAGVKSVALISKIHPVRSHSGAAQGGINAALGNHPEGRDDSPDRHAYDTIKGSDFLADQNAVEIMTADAPGIIYEMDHWGCPFSRFEDGSIAQRPFGGGGFPRTCYGADRTGLYLLHALYEQVVKRNIEVLYERFVTKLAIRDGHCAGVVIMNLHTGELQTIGAKIVIFATGGSGRVYSVNTTNAHASTGLGVAMPYWAGIPLKDMEFIQFHPTGLDGSSILMTEGCRGEGGYLLNNKGERFMKNYVSEKIMELAPRDIVARSMQTEINEGRGFEDRYLQLDLRHLGAEKIMERLPGIREIAMDFRNIDPIKEPIPVHPAMHYTMGGIDCDKDGLTAVDGFYAVGECACVSVHGANRLGGNSLLDTIVFGARAGRHAAARLKDMSGSADDETLNKALKEEKERYQKLRTSSGKENPYDIKNELARAMMDKIGIFRTKDDMESAVDTVKQLRERFEKIRAIPDTGKFNYDFLWVTEIAGNIDTALAIAMGAVNRTESRGSHFRRDFPKRLDEQWLKHTIYNFKDGAPEISYKPVTLGKYEPEERKY is encoded by the coding sequence ATCATGTTTTATGATATTGTCATTGTCGGCGGTGGATTATCCGGATTACGCGCGGCTATAGCCGCTCATGATGCCGGAGTGAAATCGGTGGCCCTCATTTCCAAGATTCATCCGGTGCGGTCGCATTCGGGTGCGGCCCAGGGCGGAATAAACGCGGCGCTGGGCAACCACCCGGAGGGGCGCGACGACAGTCCCGATAGACATGCTTATGATACTATCAAAGGATCCGATTTTCTGGCCGACCAGAATGCGGTCGAAATCATGACCGCCGATGCTCCGGGTATCATTTATGAAATGGATCACTGGGGTTGTCCGTTTTCGCGCTTCGAAGACGGTTCTATCGCCCAGCGGCCGTTCGGCGGCGGGGGATTTCCCCGCACCTGTTACGGTGCCGACCGGACCGGCCTGTATCTCCTGCATGCGCTTTATGAACAGGTGGTCAAGAGAAATATAGAGGTTCTTTACGAGCGGTTCGTGACAAAGCTGGCGATTCGCGACGGGCATTGCGCCGGTGTTGTGATAATGAATCTGCATACCGGCGAGCTGCAAACGATCGGCGCGAAAATCGTCATTTTTGCGACCGGCGGTTCGGGCCGGGTGTACTCGGTCAATACAACCAATGCTCATGCTTCGACCGGGCTTGGCGTGGCCATGCCGTACTGGGCCGGTATTCCGTTAAAGGACATGGAATTTATTCAGTTCCATCCAACGGGACTTGACGGATCATCGATTCTTATGACCGAAGGCTGCCGCGGCGAGGGCGGTTATCTGCTCAACAACAAGGGCGAGCGTTTCATGAAGAACTATGTTTCCGAGAAAATCATGGAACTGGCGCCGCGGGATATTGTCGCCCGTTCGATGCAGACCGAGATTAATGAGGGGAGAGGTTTTGAGGACCGTTATCTTCAGCTCGACCTGAGGCATCTGGGCGCCGAGAAAATTATGGAGCGCCTTCCGGGTATTCGGGAAATCGCCATGGACTTCCGCAATATCGATCCCATCAAGGAACCGATTCCGGTGCATCCGGCCATGCATTACACCATGGGCGGGATAGACTGCGACAAGGATGGTTTGACGGCGGTTGACGGTTTTTATGCGGTCGGCGAATGCGCCTGTGTTTCGGTTCACGGGGCCAATCGATTGGGCGGTAATTCGCTTCTTGACACGATCGTCTTCGGCGCCCGGGCGGGCCGGCATGCCGCCGCGCGCCTGAAAGATATGTCCGGATCGGCTGACGATGAGACATTGAACAAGGCGCTTAAAGAGGAGAAGGAGCGGTACCAGAAGCTGCGGACATCGAGCGGCAAGGAAAATCCGTACGATATCAAGAACGAACTCGCCCGGGCCATGATGGATAAGATCGGTATCTTCCGCACGAAGGACGACATGGAAAGCGCTGTCGACACCGTCAAGCAACTGCGCGAAAGGTTCGAGAAGATCAGGGCCATACCGGATACGGGTAAATTTAATTATGATTTTCTCTGGGTGACCGAAATTGCCGGGAATATCGATACCGCCCTTGCCATTGCCATGGGGGCGGTCAACCGAACCGAATCGCGCGGTTCGCATTTCCGGAGAGATTTTCCAAAGCGTCTGGACGAGCAATGGTTGAAACATACCATCTATAATTTCAAAGACGGGGCGCCCGAGATTTCGTATAAACCTGTAACACTCGGTAAGTACGAACCTGAAGAAAGGAAGTATTAA
- a CDS encoding type IV pili twitching motility protein PilT → MVGLRQLLEEMVKMDASDLHITVGSPPVCRVDGKLVRMPYDILNPDDTKKLAYSIMNEKQRLKFETSSELDLSFGIEQMSRFRCNVFMQRGNVAVALRQIPYKIRTFESLGLPKVIAEMAKLPRGLVLVTGPTGSGKSTTLAAIIDKINRERQVHIITVEDPIEYLHRHQHSIVNQREVYSDTQSFSSALKYALREDPDVVLIGEMRDLETIESALNIAETGHLAFATLHTNSTSESINRIIDVFPTNQQEQVRISLSFSLQAVISQCLIPKIGGGRVMSLEIMVCTPAIRALVRDDKVHQLYSMIQSGQKYGMATMNQSLANLYNSGKITIGDAMSFSSNIQELNEMLSRTKSPAMA, encoded by the coding sequence ATGGTTGGACTACGTCAGCTTCTGGAAGAAATGGTCAAAATGGACGCTTCCGATTTGCATATTACCGTCGGTTCTCCGCCTGTCTGCAGAGTGGATGGCAAGCTGGTGAGAATGCCTTATGATATATTAAACCCGGATGATACGAAAAAGCTGGCCTATTCAATAATGAATGAGAAGCAACGACTGAAATTCGAAACCAGTTCCGAGCTTGATCTGTCTTTCGGTATAGAACAGATGAGTCGTTTTCGGTGCAATGTTTTTATGCAGCGCGGCAACGTCGCCGTGGCCCTGCGCCAGATACCTTACAAAATACGTACCTTCGAAAGCCTCGGGTTGCCGAAGGTCATCGCCGAGATGGCCAAACTTCCGCGAGGTCTGGTTCTGGTAACCGGTCCGACCGGTTCGGGTAAATCGACAACGCTGGCGGCCATTATCGACAAGATTAACAGGGAGCGACAAGTCCATATTATTACGGTCGAGGATCCGATCGAGTATCTGCATCGTCATCAGCATTCGATCGTAAATCAACGCGAGGTATACAGCGACACGCAGTCGTTTTCATCGGCGCTGAAATATGCTCTGCGAGAGGATCCCGATGTGGTTCTGATCGGTGAGATGCGCGACCTCGAAACCATCGAATCGGCGCTTAATATCGCCGAGACGGGACATCTGGCCTTTGCGACACTGCACACCAACTCAACTTCGGAATCCATTAACCGCATCATTGACGTTTTTCCGACCAACCAGCAGGAGCAGGTTCGTATTTCGCTGTCATTCAGTTTACAGGCGGTGATTTCGCAGTGTTTGATTCCGAAAATCGGCGGCGGCCGCGTCATGTCGCTGGAAATAATGGTTTGCACCCCCGCCATAAGAGCATTAGTACGTGATGATAAAGTACACCAGTTATACAGCATGATACAGTCGGGCCAGAAATACGGCATGGCGACAATGAATCAGTCACTGGCCAATCTGTATAATTCCGGCAAAATCACCATCGGTGATGCCATGAGTTTCAGTTCCAATATTCAGGAACTGAATGAAATGTTATCGAGGACAAAATCACCGGCGATGGCTTAG
- a CDS encoding 4Fe-4S ferredoxin, with the protein MSTTTEDKESKSAAIQARLIPIYIMGKKYEVPETLTIMKAMEYAGYKYIRGCGCRGGVCGACSTVYRKPNDYKIYTGLACQTVVEPDMYLTQLPFYPAMRATYNFYELEGKPEEIFQLYQELFRCVACNACSKVCPMDVEVMDYIAALKRGDIKAAAQISFDCIQCGLCASRCMGELPQYHIAQLARRINGAYLTPKAEHLKTMVANIQAGRFDDALNKLKASDENTLKKVYTEREMEPATAGEDWTPKDPIYL; encoded by the coding sequence TCATGGGTAAGAAATACGAAGTGCCCGAGACACTCACCATCATGAAAGCGATGGAGTATGCCGGGTATAAGTATATTCGAGGCTGCGGCTGCCGGGGGGGAGTCTGCGGCGCCTGCAGCACCGTTTATCGCAAACCGAATGACTACAAAATCTATACCGGCCTCGCCTGCCAGACGGTGGTCGAGCCGGACATGTATCTAACCCAGCTTCCCTTCTACCCCGCCATGCGGGCGACATACAACTTCTATGAGCTGGAAGGCAAGCCCGAAGAGATTTTCCAGCTGTACCAGGAGCTGTTCCGCTGTGTCGCATGCAACGCCTGTTCCAAAGTCTGTCCGATGGATGTCGAGGTGATGGACTATATCGCGGCGCTCAAACGCGGCGATATCAAAGCAGCCGCGCAAATCTCGTTCGACTGCATCCAGTGCGGGCTGTGCGCCAGCCGCTGCATGGGAGAACTGCCGCAGTACCATATCGCTCAACTGGCCCGGCGTATCAACGGCGCCTATCTGACTCCGAAGGCCGAACATCTCAAAACGATGGTGGCCAATATCCAGGCCGGACGGTTCGATGATGCGCTGAATAAGTTGAAAGCATCGGATGAGAACACGCTCAAGAAAGTCTATACCGAGCGCGAGATGGAACCCGCCACCGCGGGCGAGGACTGGACCCCCAAAGACCCCATATATTTGTGA
- a CDS encoding low specificity L-threonine aldolase: MKYIDFRSDTITKPSPAMRKAIAEAEVGDDVFRDDPTVLRLEALVAEMFGKEAALYVPSGTMGNQVALKTISEPGWEIICERDCHIVNYETAGPAIHSSLLVNMITTEYGVMTAEQIEQSVREPNIHSPITKIVEIENTHNRHGGTICPLDEIKKIRGVADRHNLLMHLDGARIWNAHVATGIPLADWVRPFDSVSVCLSKGLGAPVGSMILGSKDFIGKALRTRKLFGGGMRQAGIVAAAGLYAVENNIPRLAEDHANAGVLAEGLGRIDGFAVDMKRVQTNIILVDIAGTGKKPVEILSAMKEKGVLAVPFGRTRLRFVTHLDVSREDCEKAIKIISDIKL, translated from the coding sequence ATGAAATATATAGACTTCAGATCAGACACAATAACCAAGCCGTCGCCGGCGATGCGGAAGGCCATTGCCGAAGCGGAAGTGGGCGATGATGTATTTCGCGACGATCCGACCGTTTTGCGGCTGGAGGCCCTGGTTGCCGAAATGTTCGGCAAAGAAGCAGCGCTGTATGTTCCATCGGGTACGATGGGGAATCAGGTGGCTCTCAAGACCATTTCCGAGCCGGGGTGGGAAATTATCTGCGAGCGGGATTGCCATATAGTCAACTATGAAACGGCCGGGCCGGCCATTCACTCCTCGCTGCTGGTCAACATGATAACCACGGAGTACGGGGTAATGACGGCTGAGCAAATCGAGCAGTCGGTGCGCGAACCGAATATTCACAGTCCCATTACCAAAATCGTGGAGATTGAAAATACGCACAATCGTCATGGCGGCACGATCTGCCCGCTGGATGAGATAAAGAAAATCAGGGGAGTGGCCGATCGGCATAACCTGCTGATGCATCTTGACGGCGCCCGTATCTGGAATGCGCATGTTGCCACCGGAATCCCTCTGGCGGACTGGGTCAGGCCCTTTGATTCGGTCTCGGTCTGTCTTTCGAAAGGACTGGGGGCGCCGGTTGGTTCGATGATTCTCGGATCGAAGGATTTTATAGGCAAAGCATTGCGGACAAGAAAACTTTTCGGCGGCGGGATGCGGCAGGCGGGAATTGTCGCCGCGGCGGGGCTATATGCCGTCGAAAACAACATCCCGCGTCTGGCCGAGGATCATGCCAATGCCGGAGTCTTGGCCGAGGGGTTAGGGCGCATTGACGGCTTTGCGGTCGATATGAAACGGGTGCAGACCAATATCATCCTGGTCGATATCGCCGGAACAGGGAAGAAGCCGGTCGAAATCCTGTCGGCCATGAAAGAAAAAGGCGTTCTGGCGGTGCCGTTCGGGCGGACCAGATTGCGTTTTGTGACACATCTCGATGTGAGCCGCGAAGACTGCGAAAAGGCAATTAAGATAATCTCTGATATAAAATTATAG
- a CDS encoding succinate dehydrogenase/fumarate reductase flavoprotein subunit, which translates to MPYPEELINLIKVVESTRAERVERKKHNEEVPFLSLDDRHEMLNYHPDFKEEGRRALLVGPSKGYRIAHEMCEMLEARSRVNPEAIDLSKIDYETDVLIIGGGGAGTSAALLAQEQGAKVIIATKLRHGDANTMMAEGGIQAATKGHKDSPYYHYLDVMGGGHFKNTPELVEKLVTEAPDVIKWLESLGCNFSKFPDGTLHTIHGGGTCRKRMHYAADITGAEMMRTIRDEARNRINDIKVIEFSPAVELILNDQGHCAGAVLYNMETEEYLIVKAKAVVMATGGSGRLHIQGFMTTNHYGATADGIVMGYRAGVPVCFLHTVQYHPTGIVFPEQAEGILITEKFRGSGANLVNIEGNQFVNEREPRDVEAASIIKECVVKGKGIPTPTGKLGIWLDSPMIDTLSGEGTVEREFPGKYILYKRFGIDISKEPMLIYPTLHYQNGGLEFKNTGDTAVPGLFVAGEVGGGIHGENRLMGNSLLDIMVFGRIAGKNAAIYAKTSAKEGKLSLEHVVKYNKEVADAGISAEKVAPMLLPDYTDPRIRARQLTSHYVGTMR; encoded by the coding sequence ATGCCGTATCCAGAGGAATTAATAAATCTTATAAAGGTTGTCGAGAGCACCCGCGCCGAGCGTGTCGAACGCAAGAAGCACAACGAGGAGGTTCCCTTCCTGTCGCTGGATGATCGCCACGAGATGCTCAACTATCATCCCGATTTCAAAGAGGAAGGCCGCCGCGCGTTATTGGTCGGACCCTCCAAAGGTTATCGTATCGCGCACGAGATGTGCGAAATGCTCGAGGCCCGCAGCCGGGTCAATCCGGAGGCCATCGACCTTTCCAAAATCGACTATGAAACCGATGTGCTTATCATCGGCGGCGGCGGCGCCGGCACTTCGGCCGCACTGCTGGCCCAGGAACAGGGGGCGAAAGTCATTATCGCCACCAAACTGCGCCACGGCGACGCCAACACCATGATGGCCGAAGGCGGCATCCAGGCCGCTACCAAAGGCCACAAAGATTCGCCGTACTACCATTATCTCGATGTCATGGGCGGCGGTCATTTCAAGAATACGCCCGAACTGGTCGAGAAACTTGTCACCGAAGCGCCCGATGTCATCAAGTGGCTGGAATCGCTCGGATGCAACTTCTCCAAGTTCCCCGATGGCACCCTGCATACTATCCACGGCGGCGGGACCTGCCGCAAGCGGATGCATTATGCCGCCGATATCACCGGGGCCGAGATGATGCGCACAATCCGCGATGAGGCGCGCAACCGCATCAACGATATCAAAGTTATCGAGTTCTCGCCGGCGGTGGAACTCATTCTGAATGACCAGGGGCATTGCGCCGGCGCGGTACTGTACAACATGGAAACCGAAGAATACCTGATCGTTAAGGCCAAAGCGGTTGTTATGGCGACCGGCGGTTCGGGACGCCTTCATATACAGGGCTTCATGACCACGAACCATTACGGCGCGACCGCCGACGGCATTGTTATGGGTTACAGAGCGGGCGTTCCGGTCTGTTTCCTGCATACCGTGCAGTACCACCCCACCGGAATCGTTTTCCCTGAACAGGCCGAGGGGATCCTGATCACGGAAAAGTTCCGGGGGTCCGGCGCCAACCTGGTTAACATCGAAGGCAACCAGTTTGTCAACGAGCGCGAGCCGCGTGATGTCGAGGCGGCCTCTATTATCAAGGAATGTGTCGTCAAGGGCAAGGGCATCCCGACCCCGACCGGCAAGCTCGGCATCTGGCTCGATTCGCCGATGATCGATACGCTTTCGGGCGAAGGCACCGTCGAGCGCGAGTTCCCCGGCAAATACATTCTGTATAAACGGTTCGGCATCGACATATCCAAAGAGCCGATGCTCATCTACCCCACTCTGCACTACCAGAACGGCGGACTGGAATTCAAGAACACCGGCGACACCGCTGTTCCCGGCCTGTTTGTGGCCGGCGAAGTGGGCGGCGGCATTCACGGCGAAAACCGCCTGATGGGCAACTCGCTTCTGGATATCATGGTCTTCGGACGCATCGCCGGCAAGAACGCCGCGATCTATGCCAAAACCAGTGCCAAAGAGGGCAAGCTGTCGCTGGAGCATGTGGTAAAATACAATAAGGAAGTGGCCGACGCCGGCATTTCCGCTGAAAAAGTGGCACCGATGCTTCTCCCCGACTACACCGACCCGCGCATCCGCGCTCGCCAGTTGACCTCGCATTATGTCGGCACGATGAGATAA